One segment of Phragmites australis chromosome 13, lpPhrAust1.1, whole genome shotgun sequence DNA contains the following:
- the LOC133889627 gene encoding uncharacterized protein LOC133889627: MGAGREEAGDLQDVIYYNGHLGRRRGGARADTRPERRAIVCGLQVVRRSAARGLPHGFGVARLFGLGEVLPRGVPRRVADGREVRGLNKADKEDTQWFRVFRLDIEEPAADDQPDLARWEELVGRELDGRMLFVGRGCSRSFEAAHFRGFAEFMICFLDDHCATEEPAVMGERRYHLTDTGRFSVANDNFETWPPEEGLPPQTSNRAPPICLMRHAPPKFKTREPWPVSSRESSFIAHLMGVTNQVTNHPAAMATTSWADLPANLILRLVPRFPCLADRVHVSCLNRHWRAVLKNDEQVEPRPPPLPPQLPWLLFPSTTEPSFYTTIGGKRYTLARLPPDVRASRFVGSFDGGWLALALSQPPHAHALYNLNSGDCVVLPRVSQEGHPVMVSVATFSAPPSRPPPEAYLICAIIKGTTPCIAFWQYWMGHWLSAGAPVGGTGEELHDVIYYNGGFHVLTSRERVVVYVPELDKDGKLLHANPTFYDIQQRQDYNVDVEGLREGHNRIDRYLVESRGELLMAVRYMFIKEDTKVLRVFRVDVEEPAADGHLARASWGEFSFHLYGRMLFLGHGCSRSFDVAEFHGFKESRIYFFDDRFATTEPVMGEAWYHLTDRGRYSMARVIVEVWPPEDEEDLRLPEASDRAPPIWWLH; this comes from the exons ATGGGTGCCGGCCGGGAGGAGGCAGGAGATCTGCAGGACGTCATCTACTACAACGGTCACCTCGGTCGAAGGCGTGGTGGTGCACGTGCCGATACTCGACCAGAACGGCGAGCTATCGTATGTGGACTCCAAGTTGTACGACGTTCAGCGGCACGAGGATTACCTCATGGATTTGGGGTTGCTCGGCTATTCGGGCTCGGTGAAGTGCTACCTCGTGGAGTCCCGCGGCGAGTTGCGGATGGCCGTGAGGTACGTGGTCTCAACAAGGCGGACAAGGAGGACACGCAGTGGTTCCGGGTCTTCAGGCTCGATATCGAGGAGCCGGCTGCCGACGACCAACCTGATCTCGCTCGTTGGGAGGAGCTTGTTGGGAGGGAGCTCGATGGCCGGATGCTATTCGTGGGACGCGGGTGCTCCAGATCCTTTGAGGCAGCCCATTTCCGTGGGTTTGCAGAGTTCATGATCTGCTTCCTCGACGACCACTGCGCCACCGAGGAGCCAGCGGTGATGGGTGAGAGGCGCTACCACCTGACCGACACGGGCAGGTTCTCCGTGGCCAACGACAACTTCGAGACGTGGCCTCCGGAAGAGGGCCTGCCGCCACAAACGTCGAACCGCGCTCCTCCCATCTG TTTGATGCGACATGCA CCACCCAAATTCAAAACTCGAGAACCGTGGCCCGTTTCTTCCAGAGAGAGCTCATTTATCGCTCATCTCATGGGCGTAACGAACCAGGTAACCAACCACCCCGCGGCCATGGCGACGACGTCGTGGGCGGACCTCCCCGCCAACCTCATCCTCCGCCTCGTCCCCCGCTTCCCCTGCCTCGCCGACCGCGTTCACGTGTCCTGCCTCAACAGGCACTGGCGCGCCGTCCTGAAGAATGACGAGCAGGTGGagccccggccgccgccgctgccgcctcaGCTGCCGTGGCTCCTCTTCCCCTCCACCACCGAACCCTCCTTCTACACCACGATCGGTGGCAAGAGATACACCCTCGCCAGGCTCCCGCCCGACGTCCGCGCCTCGCGCTTCGTCGGATCGTTCGACGGCGGTTGGCTGGCGCTCGCGCTCAGCCAGCCGCCTCACGCCCACGCGCTCTACAACCTCAACTCCGGGGACTGCGTCGTCCTCCCGCGCGTGAGCCAGGAAGGGCACCCCGTGATGGTGAGCGTCGCCACCTTCTCGGCCCCGCCATCCCGCCCCCCTCCCGAGGCATACCTCATCTGCGCCATCATCAAGGGCACCACGCCCTGCATCGCGTTCTGGCAATATTGGATGGGGCACTGGCTCAGCGCTGGAGCTCCGGTCGGGGGCACAGGGGAGGAGCTGCACGATGTCATCTACTACAACGGCGGCTTCCATGTCCTCACCTCGCGCGAGCGCGTGGTGGTGTACGTGCCAGAACTCGACAAGGACGGCAAGCTCTTGCACGCGAACCCGACGTTCTACGACATTCAGCAACGCCAGGATTACAACGTGGATGTGGAGGGTCTCCGCGAGGGACATAACAGGATTGATCGCTACCTCGTGGAGTCCCGCGGCGAGTTGCTGATGGCCGTGAGGTACATGTTCATCAAAGAGGACACGAAGGTACTACGGGTTTTCAGGGTCGACGTCGAGGAGCCGGCTGCCGACGGCCATCTTGCCCGCGCTTCCTGGGGGGAATTTTCGTTTCACCTCTATGGCCGGATGCTGTTCTTGGGGCACGGGTGCTCCAGGTCCTTCGATGTCGCCGAGTTCCATGGGTTTAAGGAGTCCAGGATCTACTTCTTCGACGACCGATTCGCCACCACGGAGCCGGTGATGGGCGAGGCCTGGTACCACCTCACCGACAGGGGCAGGTACTCCATGGCCCGCGTCATCGTCGAGGTGTGGCCTccggaggatgaggaggacctGCGGCTCCCGGAGGCGTCGGACCGCGCTCCTCCCATCTGGTGGCTCCATTGA
- the LOC133888916 gene encoding peroxisome biogenesis protein 22-like, translating into MPGLAAEQDAFSLVRRVARALNRRVSDLVALLFHHKSAGSFGAVAGFAIAVVFAWKFLRSSPGRPRRPAPKRPPAAPAATDSSASDAVEPVGDAGKLITRQIVAKRLSGCRKVTCQLLGVVFEEKTPEELQKHATVRSSVVELLLEISKCCDLYLMETVLDDKSEENALMALESAGIFRTGGLMKEKVLFCSTEVGRTSFVRQLEADFHIDTSLDIVSQLSRFIRCQLFISSMEGGQLAANVFNSPSLEQFFS; encoded by the exons ATGCCGGGCCTCGCCGCCGAGCAGGACGCCTTCTCGCTGGTGCGCCGCGTCGCCCGCGCTCTCAACCGCCGTGTCTCCGACCTCGTCGCGCTGCTCTTCCACCATAAG AGCGCAGGGTCCTTCGGCGCCGTCGCCGGCTTCGCCATCGCCGTCGTGTTCGCGTGGAAATTCCTGCGGTCCTCGCCGGGGCGCCCCCGCCGGCCTGCCCCCAAGCGACCCCCCGCGGCTCCAGCAGCGACCGATTCGTCCGCTTCGGATGCGGTCGAGCCTGTAGGTGACGCGGGCAAG TTGATAACGCGGCAAATTGTGGCGAAGCGACTGAGCGGGTGTAGAAAG GTTACCTGTCAACTGCTCGGTGTTGTTTTTGAGGAGAAAACTCCTGAGGAGCTTCAG AAACATGCCACAGTTAGATCCTCGGTAGTAGAGCTACTACTGGAAATATCCAAATGTTGTGATTTATATCTGATGGAGACTGTACTTGATGATAAGAGCGAG GAGAACGCTCTCATGGCCCTGGAGAGTGCTGGAATTTTCAGGACTGGTGGGTTGATGAAAGAGAAG GTGCTCTTTTGCAGCACTGAAGTTGGCCGAACCTCGTTTGTACGACAGTTGGAAGCAGATTTTCACATTGATACGAGCCTCGACATAGTTTCTCAACTATCT CGGTTCATCCGATGTCAATTATTTATTTCCTCGATGGAAGGAGGACAGCTTGCAGCCAATGTATTCAACTCACCAAGCCTCGAGCAGTTCTTCTCTTGA